The following are encoded together in the Humulus lupulus chromosome 5, drHumLupu1.1, whole genome shotgun sequence genome:
- the LOC133779633 gene encoding uncharacterized protein LOC133779633 gives MNGVSDDAISLRLFPFSLRDRRRADAAAGGAFMSKSANEVYELLEVMAMNNYQWPTKRGQPKKVARMMEFDVISMLTTQVAALTKQLQNTTLPSQAMQVQNLCELCGTTHPSNQFPALDMNNMPMEEVQAIGNYQRQPNNPNSMSYNPGWKNHPNFSWSNNLNTLQPYPPPQPQYQPPQNRPPHQQQHAQLHPPPGYYQPQNRPPHPMPITPVEPQPDCQAITLRNGTRYERPNKNQSKEEGQKGNTQGIDKEKSNDEKVTEDLKKEEEVPPVTIEHHVRIPYPQRLHKHNLDKQFAKFLEVFKKLHINIPFVEALE, from the exons atgaatggggtgagtgatgatgcaaTAAGTttgaggctattcccattttcactaagggataGGCGAAGAGCTG ATGCGGCGGCGGGAGGTGCTTTTATGagtaagagtgctaatgaggTGTATGAGCTATTAGAGGTGATGGCGATGAATAATTATCAGTGGCCAACTAAAAGGGGACAACCAAAGAAGGTCGCTAGAATGATGGAATTTGACGTTATATCCATGCTTACAACTCAAGTAGCAGCCTTGACAAAGCAACTACAAAACACTACACTCCCAtctcaagctatgcaagttcaaaacctaTGTGAATTGTGTGGTACAACCCATCCATCCAACCAATTCCCTGCTCTAGatatgaataacatgcccatggaagaagtacAAGCTATAGGGAATTACCAAAGACAACCCAATAATCCCAATTCCATGTCCTACAACCCAGGTTGGAAGAACCATCCAAATTTTTCCTGGTCCAATAACCTAAACACTCTACAACCTTACCCTCCACCTCAGCCACAATATCAACCtccacaaaatagaccaccacaTCAACAGCAACATGCACAACTTCACCCTCCACCTGgatattatcaaccacaaaatagaccacctcACCCAATGCCAATAACACCAGTTGAACCTCAACCTGAT TGTCAAGCTATTACTTTGAGGAATGGAACAAGGTATGAAAGGCCAAATAAGAATCAGTCAAAAGAAGAAGGTCAGAAGGGAAATACACAAGGCATAGACAAAGAGAAGTCTAATGACgaaaaggttactgaagaccttaagAAGGAAGAGGAGGTACCACCTGTGACTATTGAGCATCATGTTAgaattccatatccacaaaggTTGCACAAGCATAATTTGGATaagcagtttgcaaagtttttagaggtgttcaagaagctacatatAAATATACCATTCGTAGAAGCGTTAGAATag